From a region of the Synechococcus sp. RS9916 genome:
- the leuS gene encoding leucine--tRNA ligase, which yields MTAASSSQPESSNGQRRYDPLDTEQRWQSHWKDIDLDSTPAADDPRPPFYALSMFPYPSGSLHMGHVRNYVITDVIARVQRMRGDAVLHPMGWDAFGLPAENAAIERGIDPGVWTDHNIGQMRDQLGRLGLSIDWTREQATCHDDYYRWTQWLFLELQQGGLAYQKEAQVNWDPIDQTVLANEQVDADGKSWRSGAVVEKRLLRQWFLKITDYADALLDDLDQLKGWPERVRTMQANWIGRSKGAEIQFSLTGDAAAAVGADKTITVFTTRPDTLFGASYVVLAPEHPLVNAITSADHRDAVTAFRDLMSTLSSDERTAEDQPKRGLPIGAEVTNPVNGEKLPVWIADYVLADYGTGAVMGVPAHDERDFLFARRHELPVRVVIQVPGADEHLNDGEAWTEPGVLIHSGDFDGMASEEAKEAITAKGRDEGWAQPKVQFRLRDWLISRQRYWGCPIPIIHCDSCGAVPVPREELPVRLPKDADLSGKGGSPLAQLDSWVSVPCPSCGKPARRETDTMDTFMCSSWYFLRFADPGNTDAPFTPEAIARWLPVKQYVGGIEHAILHLLYARFFTKALRDRGLLTIDEPFERLLTQGMVQAVTYRNPRTGRYVAPDRVSDEGDPRDPDDGGELEVLFEKMSKSKYNGVDPAAVIDRYGADTARMFILFKAPPEKDLEWDDADVEGQFRFLQRLWRLVESAATNADQPVCLSGDGALTLPAELSEAEQEVRRAVHTAIAEIGEDLSGDFQFNTAISELMKLSNALSGALETVTPAVRQEALSVLIRLLAPFAPHLAEEFWHRLKGSQSVHQQPWPIHDPAALVKDTIELVIQVKGKVRGSLQVPADADKARLEELALASDVAKKWLEGQSPRRVIVVPGKLVNLVP from the coding sequence GTGACTGCCGCGTCGTCCTCCCAGCCTGAATCCAGCAACGGCCAGCGCCGCTACGACCCGCTCGATACAGAGCAGCGATGGCAGTCCCATTGGAAGGACATCGACCTCGACAGCACTCCGGCTGCAGACGATCCCCGTCCTCCCTTTTACGCGTTGTCGATGTTCCCCTACCCCTCGGGGAGCCTGCACATGGGGCATGTCCGCAACTACGTCATCACTGACGTGATTGCACGGGTGCAGCGGATGCGTGGCGATGCAGTGCTGCATCCCATGGGGTGGGACGCCTTCGGACTCCCTGCAGAAAATGCGGCCATCGAACGCGGCATCGACCCTGGCGTCTGGACCGATCACAACATCGGTCAGATGAGGGATCAGCTCGGTCGCCTGGGGTTATCGATCGACTGGACCCGAGAGCAGGCCACGTGCCACGACGACTACTACCGATGGACGCAGTGGTTGTTCCTGGAATTGCAACAAGGAGGCCTCGCTTATCAAAAGGAGGCCCAGGTCAACTGGGATCCAATTGATCAAACCGTTCTGGCCAACGAGCAAGTGGATGCTGATGGGAAATCCTGGCGCTCCGGTGCTGTCGTCGAGAAACGTCTTCTGCGTCAGTGGTTTCTCAAAATCACCGACTATGCCGATGCTTTGCTGGATGACCTTGATCAGCTGAAGGGTTGGCCAGAGCGAGTGCGCACCATGCAGGCCAATTGGATTGGCCGCTCAAAGGGCGCTGAAATTCAGTTCTCGCTGACGGGCGATGCAGCAGCCGCTGTTGGTGCCGACAAGACCATCACGGTCTTCACCACGCGACCCGACACCCTGTTTGGTGCCAGTTACGTCGTACTGGCACCAGAACATCCTCTTGTCAACGCGATCACCAGTGCAGACCATCGCGATGCCGTCACAGCATTTCGCGACCTGATGAGCACCCTCAGCTCGGACGAACGCACTGCTGAGGATCAACCCAAGCGCGGACTACCGATTGGCGCTGAAGTGACCAATCCAGTGAACGGAGAGAAGCTTCCTGTCTGGATTGCTGATTACGTGCTCGCTGACTACGGCACCGGCGCCGTGATGGGTGTGCCTGCTCACGACGAACGCGATTTCCTTTTTGCCCGCCGCCATGAGCTACCCGTGCGGGTGGTGATTCAGGTGCCAGGTGCTGATGAGCACCTGAATGATGGCGAGGCCTGGACTGAGCCAGGGGTTTTGATTCATTCGGGGGACTTCGACGGCATGGCCTCGGAAGAGGCGAAAGAAGCCATTACTGCCAAAGGACGTGACGAAGGCTGGGCTCAACCCAAAGTGCAGTTTCGCTTGCGTGACTGGTTGATTTCGCGGCAGCGCTACTGGGGGTGCCCGATTCCAATCATCCATTGCGATAGTTGTGGGGCCGTACCCGTCCCGCGTGAGGAGCTACCGGTCAGGCTCCCCAAGGACGCTGACTTGTCAGGCAAAGGCGGATCCCCACTCGCCCAGTTGGACTCGTGGGTTTCCGTGCCTTGCCCCAGCTGCGGTAAGCCAGCCCGCCGCGAAACCGACACCATGGACACCTTCATGTGTTCGTCCTGGTATTTCCTGCGCTTCGCTGATCCCGGCAACACCGACGCACCTTTCACACCCGAAGCGATCGCCCGCTGGTTGCCCGTCAAGCAATACGTCGGAGGCATCGAGCACGCCATTTTGCACCTGCTGTATGCCCGTTTCTTCACGAAGGCTCTCCGTGATCGCGGGCTCCTGACCATCGACGAGCCGTTCGAACGACTGCTCACGCAAGGCATGGTGCAGGCCGTGACCTATCGCAATCCCCGCACAGGTCGCTACGTCGCACCGGACCGTGTCAGCGATGAAGGCGACCCACGCGATCCCGACGACGGCGGAGAGCTGGAGGTGCTGTTCGAGAAAATGTCGAAATCGAAGTACAACGGCGTTGATCCGGCCGCTGTGATCGATCGCTACGGAGCCGACACGGCACGCATGTTCATCCTGTTCAAGGCACCTCCTGAAAAGGACCTGGAATGGGATGACGCGGATGTGGAGGGACAGTTCCGCTTTCTCCAGCGGCTTTGGCGATTGGTGGAGTCTGCTGCCACCAACGCTGACCAACCGGTCTGCCTTAGTGGCGATGGAGCACTCACGCTTCCTGCGGAACTCAGCGAAGCTGAACAAGAGGTGCGCCGAGCCGTTCACACGGCCATCGCCGAAATCGGAGAAGATCTCAGCGGAGATTTTCAGTTCAACACGGCCATCTCCGAATTGATGAAACTGTCGAACGCCCTCAGCGGTGCCCTCGAGACCGTGACCCCTGCTGTCCGACAGGAAGCACTATCGGTGCTGATCCGGCTGCTGGCTCCATTCGCGCCGCACTTGGCCGAAGAGTTTTGGCATCGTCTCAAGGGAAGCCAAAGCGTGCATCAGCAGCCATGGCCGATCCATGACCCAGCAGCCTTGGTCAAAGACACGATCGAGCTGGTCATCCAAGTGAAGGGGAAAGTGCGCGGGAGCCTTCAAGTTCCTGCGGACGCGGACAAAGCAAGGTTGGAAGAGCTTGCTCTAGCCAGTGATGTAGCCAAGAAGTGGCTCGAGGGTCAGTCCCCCCGACGGGTGATCGTGGTGCCCGGGAAGCTCGTCAACCTGGTGCCTTGA
- a CDS encoding DUF1995 family protein → MSVTLPADLKTAEADALQALLHALKHEEGRRWTVTWRFEGLRLLPVVIRFVQGLRDAGLDPVVAWPDAGAAALAQRDAPELADACCSLMDLKRGKFSDSATRLLLAVAPQPSDYEEFESVAESWSGPVAMLNGRLEDAAVGIGNVARTRRRGFVATWKTAYWLEPLAEGALQRHCPQPWWLFRRDADGHRAVSSFEARPEPEAIEEALYGEGAELKRQVGAMDRFINDLRG, encoded by the coding sequence GTGAGCGTCACCCTCCCTGCGGATCTGAAGACGGCTGAGGCAGATGCACTCCAGGCATTGCTGCACGCTCTCAAGCACGAAGAAGGCCGGCGTTGGACGGTGACCTGGAGGTTCGAAGGGCTTCGTCTTCTGCCGGTGGTCATTCGCTTCGTCCAAGGACTACGCGATGCAGGCCTTGACCCGGTTGTGGCCTGGCCTGATGCAGGCGCAGCCGCCTTAGCTCAGCGGGATGCTCCTGAGTTGGCTGATGCCTGCTGCTCCTTGATGGACCTCAAGCGAGGGAAGTTTTCGGACTCAGCCACGCGTCTTCTGTTGGCAGTCGCTCCTCAACCGAGTGACTACGAGGAGTTTGAGAGCGTCGCAGAGTCCTGGAGCGGACCGGTGGCCATGCTGAACGGCAGGCTTGAGGATGCTGCAGTCGGGATTGGAAACGTGGCCAGAACCCGACGACGTGGCTTTGTCGCCACCTGGAAAACGGCCTATTGGCTCGAGCCCCTTGCCGAGGGAGCGCTTCAGCGTCATTGCCCCCAGCCCTGGTGGTTGTTCCGTCGTGATGCCGACGGGCATCGAGCCGTCAGCAGTTTTGAGGCCAGGCCGGAACCTGAAGCGATTGAAGAGGCTCTGTACGGAGAGGGCGCTGAACTCAAACGACAGGTGGGTGCGATGGATCGATTCATTAATGATCTGCGCGGCTGA
- a CDS encoding glucose-6-phosphate isomerase, producing the protein MSFPDFCANDPQVQWQRFCELLWFHDGLGMWLDISRMHVNQADLDELKPRFDQAFKAMAALEGGAIANGDEQRQVGHYWLRHPQLAPDPEVQAHIATEVDQIEAFGRSIVRGEIKAPNGQAFTDVLWIGIGGSGLGPLLMIRALQEEGAGLPFHFFDNVDPNGMSRVLAGLGDALPTTLVITVSKSGGTPEPHLGMEQARHRVEASGGSWAGQAVAITMANSKLDQKASQEGWLQRFDMFDWVGGRTSITSAVGLVPGALIGADIREFLDGAAQMDAATRLDDLERNPAALMAASWFVAGEGCGKRDMVVLPYRDRLEVFSRYLQQLVMESLGKRLDRAGNVVHQGIAVYGNKGSTDQHAYVQQLRDGVDNFFVTFIEALKDSQDIPDINGERPGDFLDGFLQGTRSALTEGGRQSISISMRQFDARRLGALIALFERAVGLYGELVNINAYHQPGVEAGKKAAAAILNLQGQVEAVLADGQSRSVSEVHAAIGEGSVEAVFWILRHLTGNERGYSAQGSWDAPATLRFSKS; encoded by the coding sequence ATGAGCTTCCCGGACTTCTGCGCGAACGATCCACAGGTTCAGTGGCAGCGCTTCTGTGAGCTGCTCTGGTTCCACGATGGCCTTGGAATGTGGCTGGATATCAGCCGCATGCACGTCAATCAGGCTGACCTTGACGAGCTGAAACCACGGTTTGATCAAGCCTTTAAGGCGATGGCAGCCCTTGAAGGTGGAGCCATTGCCAACGGCGATGAGCAACGCCAGGTGGGCCATTACTGGCTACGCCATCCCCAGCTGGCTCCTGACCCTGAGGTGCAGGCGCACATTGCGACCGAAGTTGATCAGATTGAAGCCTTTGGTCGGTCGATTGTTCGTGGTGAGATCAAGGCACCGAACGGCCAGGCCTTCACGGATGTGCTGTGGATTGGTATCGGCGGCAGTGGCTTAGGCCCTCTGCTGATGATCCGGGCTTTACAAGAGGAAGGTGCGGGGCTTCCCTTTCATTTCTTCGACAACGTTGATCCCAATGGGATGAGTCGTGTCCTCGCCGGTCTCGGTGACGCGCTTCCGACCACGTTGGTGATCACCGTGAGTAAGTCCGGTGGTACCCCAGAGCCCCATTTGGGCATGGAACAGGCTCGTCATCGTGTGGAAGCCAGTGGTGGCAGCTGGGCTGGTCAAGCCGTGGCCATCACGATGGCCAACAGCAAACTTGATCAAAAGGCGAGCCAGGAAGGATGGCTCCAGCGCTTCGACATGTTCGATTGGGTCGGTGGGCGCACCAGCATCACCAGCGCTGTGGGCCTGGTGCCAGGCGCGTTAATCGGTGCGGATATTCGCGAGTTTCTGGATGGCGCGGCTCAGATGGATGCCGCGACCCGACTCGACGATCTGGAACGCAACCCCGCTGCCCTGATGGCTGCCTCCTGGTTCGTCGCCGGGGAGGGTTGTGGAAAGCGCGACATGGTTGTGTTGCCCTATCGCGACCGACTTGAGGTGTTTAGCCGTTATCTCCAACAGTTGGTGATGGAGTCCCTTGGCAAGCGTTTGGATCGGGCCGGCAATGTTGTTCATCAGGGAATTGCCGTTTATGGCAACAAAGGCTCCACAGATCAACACGCTTATGTCCAGCAGCTACGCGATGGCGTCGATAACTTCTTCGTCACGTTCATCGAAGCACTGAAAGACAGTCAGGACATTCCCGATATCAATGGGGAACGTCCCGGTGATTTTCTGGATGGTTTTTTACAAGGAACCCGTTCGGCTCTCACCGAGGGTGGTCGTCAAAGCATCAGCATCAGCATGCGTCAGTTCGATGCTCGTCGTCTTGGCGCTTTGATTGCTCTGTTTGAACGTGCCGTCGGCCTTTATGGAGAGCTCGTCAACATCAATGCCTATCACCAACCCGGTGTTGAGGCTGGCAAGAAAGCTGCTGCAGCGATTCTGAACCTCCAAGGTCAGGTCGAAGCGGTCTTGGCTGATGGACAGTCGCGATCCGTGAGTGAAGTCCACGCGGCCATTGGTGAGGGTTCCGTTGAAGCGGTCTTCTGGATCCTGCGTCACCTCACTGGCAACGAGCGTGGCTACAGCGCACAGGGCAGCTGGGATGCGCCAGCAACACTGCGGTTCAGCAAATCCTGA
- the dapF gene encoding diaminopimelate epimerase: protein MLQFSKYQGLGNDFVLIEGRDGRLDASITSPDPQWVRRICDRRFGVGGDGIILALPPEGPGELRMRIFNADGSEAEMCGNGIRCLARFLADSDGDAPGRSWSIETPAGLIIPVLQEDGQIKVDMGAPMLAPDTVPTTLAVGEQGLPQGELTINGDLLKVAAVGMGNPHVVVPVPDLASIPFDAWGAALEVDPSFPAKTNVHFLQVKGSDALDIRVWERGAGPTLACGTGACATLVAAHLLGLSEATAEVMLPGGPLQISWPDRGGSVFMTGPAEAVFDGVVVPELVPFPIGQPSKPPAAPQPAQKTSAGSATFDCSRDCQDGCRQPDNCLRAEAQQQVQSLLDSMSLDAMINLATDSLEERTRSRIDQNLGG, encoded by the coding sequence ATGCTGCAGTTCAGCAAATATCAGGGCCTCGGCAATGACTTCGTCTTGATCGAAGGCCGAGATGGTCGTTTAGATGCCTCCATCACCTCTCCAGATCCCCAATGGGTGAGGCGGATTTGTGATCGCCGCTTTGGCGTCGGCGGTGATGGAATCATCCTGGCCCTTCCTCCGGAGGGACCTGGGGAACTGCGCATGCGCATCTTCAATGCTGATGGCAGCGAAGCGGAGATGTGCGGCAACGGCATTCGCTGCCTTGCCCGGTTTCTGGCAGATAGTGATGGCGATGCTCCAGGCCGCTCCTGGAGTATCGAAACGCCCGCCGGTTTGATCATCCCCGTCCTGCAGGAGGACGGCCAGATCAAGGTCGACATGGGAGCACCGATGCTGGCACCAGACACTGTTCCCACCACCTTGGCTGTGGGCGAGCAGGGCCTTCCCCAAGGTGAATTGACGATCAACGGGGATCTGCTCAAGGTTGCTGCCGTGGGGATGGGGAACCCTCACGTGGTGGTTCCTGTCCCCGACCTGGCATCCATTCCTTTTGATGCATGGGGAGCGGCTTTGGAAGTGGATCCGAGCTTCCCTGCCAAAACCAATGTGCATTTCCTCCAGGTCAAGGGAAGTGATGCGCTGGACATTCGGGTCTGGGAACGGGGTGCAGGGCCAACACTGGCTTGTGGAACGGGCGCTTGCGCCACCTTGGTCGCTGCGCACCTGCTGGGTCTGTCTGAGGCCACTGCAGAGGTCATGCTCCCCGGCGGCCCGCTGCAAATCAGCTGGCCTGATCGTGGAGGATCGGTGTTCATGACCGGCCCTGCCGAAGCCGTTTTTGACGGGGTTGTTGTGCCGGAGCTTGTGCCTTTCCCCATCGGCCAGCCCAGCAAGCCGCCCGCCGCTCCACAACCAGCGCAAAAGACATCAGCAGGATCTGCCACTTTTGATTGCTCACGCGATTGTCAAGACGGTTGCCGGCAACCGGATAACTGTCTGCGCGCTGAAGCGCAGCAACAAGTGCAGTCACTTCTCGATTCCATGTCCCTCGACGCGATGATCAATCTGGCAACCGACTCTCTTGAAGAGCGCACACGCTCCAGGATCGATCAGAACCTCGGTGGCTGA
- a CDS encoding cysteine desulfurase family protein has product MAEPRTSIYLDSCATAPPRSGVVDEIVRAHATAWGNPSSLHQPGLDAADLLERSRLRVASALNANPDDVIVTSGATESVHLALGGMALSRPPGRVVISAVEHPAVTAAAQQLKAQGWELQTWPVDGLGRIRLDCLESLLAPPTVLVSLIWGQSEVGTLQPIHTVGLACQQRGIPFHVDATQVLSQGCPDWAKLPVDLLSASSHKFGGPKGVGLLLARSALRRRLGPLLGGGGQEQGLRAGTQPVPLVAGMAAALEQSPRWTPADWSKETQDPLPAIAVLRDQWMEGLLEDPRLQLTGDPRWRLPHHISVLVSDHNGQPLSGRALVRELARRGIAVSSGSACSSGKDTGSPVLAAMQVAPSLQRSGLRLSLGSWVSPQHFPPLREALDQALAAVSEAS; this is encoded by the coding sequence GTGGCTGAGCCACGCACCTCGATTTATCTCGATAGCTGCGCCACAGCTCCTCCACGGAGCGGTGTTGTCGATGAAATCGTTCGCGCTCACGCAACAGCATGGGGCAACCCATCCAGCCTTCATCAGCCGGGGTTGGATGCTGCAGACCTGCTGGAACGCTCACGCCTGCGTGTTGCTTCTGCGTTGAATGCCAACCCCGATGACGTGATCGTCACGTCAGGAGCGACCGAATCTGTTCACCTGGCCCTTGGTGGGATGGCCTTGAGCCGTCCCCCAGGCCGGGTGGTGATTTCCGCGGTGGAACATCCGGCGGTCACAGCTGCAGCACAACAATTGAAGGCGCAGGGCTGGGAGCTACAGACCTGGCCAGTGGATGGCCTCGGACGCATTCGACTCGACTGCCTGGAGTCACTCCTGGCTCCACCAACAGTGCTCGTCTCGTTGATCTGGGGCCAAAGCGAAGTGGGCACCCTGCAGCCCATCCACACAGTGGGACTGGCTTGCCAGCAACGGGGGATTCCATTCCATGTGGATGCAACCCAAGTTCTCAGTCAGGGGTGTCCTGACTGGGCCAAGCTGCCGGTTGACCTGCTGAGTGCTTCCAGCCACAAATTCGGGGGTCCAAAAGGGGTCGGGCTGCTGCTGGCACGGTCTGCTCTCCGCCGGCGCCTCGGTCCTCTTCTCGGCGGCGGCGGTCAGGAACAGGGCCTGCGAGCGGGAACGCAGCCCGTTCCGTTAGTTGCCGGTATGGCTGCAGCCCTGGAGCAATCGCCGCGCTGGACTCCCGCAGATTGGAGCAAGGAGACCCAAGATCCGTTGCCAGCCATCGCTGTCTTGAGGGATCAGTGGATGGAAGGTTTGCTAGAGGATCCCAGGCTTCAGCTCACCGGAGATCCGCGCTGGCGATTACCCCATCACATTTCAGTCTTGGTCAGTGACCACAATGGCCAGCCCCTTTCGGGTCGAGCTCTTGTGCGCGAATTAGCCCGACGTGGAATCGCCGTCAGCAGTGGCAGTGCCTGTTCGTCTGGGAAAGACACAGGCAGTCCTGTGCTGGCAGCCATGCAAGTGGCGCCAAGCCTGCAACGTTCAGGATTGCGACTGAGCTTGGGATCCTGGGTGTCTCCGCAGCATTTCCCGCCATTGAGGGAAGCCCTCGATCAGGCTCTTGCTGCTGTCTCCGAAGCGTCCTGA
- a CDS encoding N-acetylmuramoyl-L-alanine amidase gives MSFSSAILIRWTQAARPQLEPESTLLALLNEVSSDSPKLVDDPLKSPRPAVPRAESWQSPLAKQCKDLDQRVRRRLEAIRKRLEQDREEISIDASNYGKRYRLDPWKQPIDPKPRLVVLHETSNTLSSAINTFKTYHPNDNDQVSYHTLIGRSGEVVDVVDPFMRAYGAGYSAFLGEWAVTNPEFMGSVNNFALHLSLETPADGYIGGRTHSGYTSEQYDALAVVLDEWMSQFGIPPEAITTHEHVDLGGERGDPRSFDWGELQVRLAALKRLC, from the coding sequence GTGAGTTTCAGCAGCGCGATTCTGATTCGTTGGACGCAAGCTGCTCGCCCCCAGCTCGAGCCGGAATCCACTCTGCTGGCTTTGCTCAATGAGGTCTCCAGCGATAGCCCCAAGTTGGTGGATGATCCGCTGAAATCCCCTCGACCAGCTGTGCCACGGGCGGAGAGCTGGCAATCACCATTGGCGAAGCAATGCAAGGATTTGGATCAGCGCGTCCGTCGACGCCTTGAAGCGATTCGCAAGCGGCTGGAGCAGGATCGTGAGGAGATCAGTATTGATGCAAGCAACTATGGGAAGCGGTATCGCTTGGATCCATGGAAGCAACCCATTGATCCCAAGCCTCGATTGGTTGTACTGCATGAAACCTCAAATACTCTTTCTTCAGCCATCAACACGTTCAAGACTTACCACCCCAATGACAATGATCAGGTGAGTTATCACACCCTGATTGGTCGTTCTGGTGAGGTGGTTGATGTGGTGGATCCATTCATGCGTGCCTATGGGGCTGGATATTCAGCTTTCCTTGGTGAGTGGGCGGTGACTAATCCTGAATTCATGGGCTCTGTCAACAACTTTGCTCTTCATCTGAGCCTCGAGACCCCAGCTGATGGCTACATCGGTGGACGCACCCATAGTGGTTACACCTCCGAGCAATATGACGCTCTTGCCGTTGTTCTGGACGAATGGATGAGCCAATTTGGCATTCCCCCGGAAGCCATAACTACCCATGAACATGTGGATCTTGGTGGGGAACGAGGGGATCCAAGAAGTTTTGACTGGGGCGAACTTCAGGTGCGACTCGCAGCACTCAAGCGTCTCTGTTGA
- a CDS encoding pentapeptide repeat-containing protein, whose protein sequence is MKLLIQLASQVLLCAMPMAVQADTPELPMRCPGCNLRGIDFSSKTMGDKRFIDSDFSNADLRDANLSNMYMLTTNFEGADLRNSDLSHTFFTRSSNFRNADLRGAILYDVWFTQADLRGADLRGTYVGFIHTLEDADLRGAKVDEIFYREVMKDQPYGICMDNTILPNGTIVRNSCRFK, encoded by the coding sequence ATGAAGCTCCTCATTCAACTGGCCAGCCAAGTCCTGCTGTGCGCCATGCCAATGGCGGTGCAAGCTGACACCCCTGAACTACCGATGCGCTGCCCAGGCTGCAATCTGCGTGGCATTGATTTCAGTTCCAAGACTATGGGCGACAAGCGATTTATCGATTCAGACTTCTCGAATGCAGATCTTCGCGATGCCAATCTAAGCAACATGTACATGCTAACCACAAACTTTGAAGGGGCAGATCTACGCAATAGCGACCTCAGTCATACGTTTTTCACACGATCATCCAATTTCCGAAATGCTGATTTACGTGGCGCCATCCTCTACGACGTTTGGTTTACCCAAGCAGATCTTCGCGGCGCTGATCTCAGGGGCACCTATGTTGGATTTATTCATACCCTTGAGGACGCTGATCTTCGCGGCGCAAAAGTCGACGAGATCTTCTATCGCGAAGTAATGAAAGATCAACCCTACGGCATCTGCATGGACAACACAATTCTCCCCAATGGCACGATTGTCCGAAACAGTTGTCGATTCAAGTGA
- a CDS encoding DUF4330 domain-containing protein: MAGANRFKAVSWMDALAGAVALVALAGVVWSPKLSNTVARATGSVKPVLVSVDVRRLSTANRSKLIADALDHGKTSIVIRNQPAGSVRLVEIQDISSKLTTVLPDGRVVQAVDPNRELQGILEARFVLKGEATVSGSGVVMAGTNLKIGSPVELEGPRYRVNGTVSGVEVE; this comes from the coding sequence ATGGCTGGCGCGAACAGGTTCAAGGCGGTCTCTTGGATGGATGCCCTCGCCGGAGCCGTTGCTCTCGTTGCACTTGCCGGCGTGGTCTGGAGCCCGAAGCTCAGCAACACCGTGGCCCGGGCGACGGGCAGCGTCAAACCCGTACTGGTCAGTGTGGATGTGCGCAGATTGTCGACGGCCAACAGGTCGAAGTTGATCGCTGATGCACTGGACCATGGCAAGACGAGCATCGTCATCCGCAACCAACCAGCTGGTTCAGTTCGCTTGGTGGAGATTCAAGACATTTCCAGCAAGTTGACGACGGTGTTGCCGGACGGACGTGTGGTTCAGGCTGTCGATCCCAATCGCGAGCTCCAAGGGATTCTTGAAGCCCGGTTCGTGCTCAAGGGCGAAGCGACGGTGTCGGGGTCTGGCGTGGTAATGGCTGGCACGAACCTGAAGATTGGTTCCCCGGTCGAATTGGAAGGTCCTCGCTACCGCGTCAACGGCACCGTGAGCGGAGTTGAGGTGGAGTGA
- a CDS encoding helicase DnaB: MATKGRVFPSACKPRVIAACTLAFASVGLARFLFTPVPIGRIIDAQIANEGNPGFTVPERANPTDFSAEELQNLQRRFGVHGPQTPIAQLFTHGVDQFEPLRARTLTQLAELKPVILRESAAHHLNPMLLTGILYDEIQHSKPGEGLPFVAHSGLVSTHGPAQLGISELIHQGLLPNQPTDEEIAAARNLLLDPEQNVSLLAGKLHRLKRALDLPETRMLSASASYRDAKAIATLAYLHNGKLDYPARILRYMQDPALHALIYSSTRKPNPHFV, encoded by the coding sequence ATGGCCACAAAAGGTCGCGTGTTCCCCTCTGCTTGCAAACCTCGGGTAATCGCGGCTTGCACTTTGGCGTTCGCCAGTGTGGGACTGGCACGTTTCCTGTTTACTCCTGTGCCCATCGGGCGAATTATCGACGCACAAATTGCCAACGAAGGGAACCCGGGGTTCACTGTTCCGGAACGGGCGAATCCAACAGACTTCTCGGCTGAAGAACTCCAGAACTTGCAACGTCGCTTTGGCGTCCATGGTCCCCAGACGCCAATCGCCCAGCTTTTCACCCACGGGGTAGACCAATTCGAACCCTTACGTGCCAGGACCCTGACCCAGCTGGCTGAGCTGAAACCAGTGATTCTGCGCGAATCAGCGGCCCACCACCTCAATCCGATGCTGCTCACGGGCATCCTCTACGACGAAATCCAACACTCGAAACCTGGAGAAGGGCTCCCTTTCGTCGCCCACTCCGGATTGGTTTCGACCCACGGGCCAGCGCAACTGGGCATCAGTGAGTTGATTCACCAGGGGCTGCTCCCGAACCAACCCACAGACGAGGAAATTGCAGCAGCCCGGAACCTGCTCCTCGATCCAGAGCAAAACGTCTCTCTGCTGGCTGGAAAGCTTCACCGCCTGAAACGCGCACTCGATCTACCGGAGACCCGGATGCTCTCCGCAAGTGCCTCCTATCGAGACGCGAAGGCGATCGCGACCTTGGCTTATCTCCACAACGGCAAACTGGATTATCCAGCCCGGATTCTTCGTTACATGCAAGATCCGGCATTGCATGCGCTCATTTATTCCTCCACGCGCAAACCAAATCCGCACTTCGTTTAG